The Anaerolineae bacterium genome window below encodes:
- a CDS encoding muconolactone Delta-isomerase family protein yields the protein MLYLLDFHVEYPETMTQKDLFAIWAREADAALGAKQAGVVVDLWKCVGTRRVVAVVNVDSPDTLDQILMDLPIMKEHGHHVFVEVTPLRRYEDFAADVKKRLAE from the coding sequence ATGCTGTACCTGCTGGATTTCCACGTCGAGTACCCCGAGACCATGACGCAGAAGGACCTGTTCGCCATCTGGGCGCGGGAGGCTGACGCCGCACTGGGCGCCAAGCAGGCCGGCGTGGTCGTTGACCTGTGGAAATGCGTCGGCACCCGGCGCGTGGTGGCCGTCGTGAACGTGGACAGCCCCGACACGCTCGACCAAATCCTCATGGACCTGCCCATCATGAAAGAGCACGGCCATCACGTCTTCGTGGAGGTCACGCCCCTGCGCCGCTATGAGGATTTCGCGGCGGACGTGAAGAAGCGCCTGGCGGAATAG